One genomic region from Phoenix dactylifera cultivar Barhee BC4 unplaced genomic scaffold, palm_55x_up_171113_PBpolish2nd_filt_p 000046F, whole genome shotgun sequence encodes:
- the LOC103712086 gene encoding extensin-like isoform X2: MIPLIEGLREISISVWNSNTIAYDDFIGSGRVQLQKVLSEGYDDSSWSLQSKSRKYAGDVKLIMHYAQAGKAQKSSKAEAPMSYAPTASVYNSATQYALPYAPLQTMAPTASVYNPATQYALPYAPPQTMAPTASVYNPATQYALPYAPLQSMAAPSYPSAGACPAETTYPAPYPPPPCPPPANPAPYQLAAYPPPPVPPAYPTAAYPPTETYPPAIYPPPPQAQPCYQPAPYRGVYPPPPY; this comes from the exons ATGATTCCCCTCATCGAAGGCCTCCGCGAGATCAGCATCAGCGTCTGGAACAGCAACACCATCGCCTACGACGACTTCATTGGCAGCGGCAG ggtccAGTTGCAGAAGGTCCTCTCTGAAGGCTATGATGACTCTTCTTGGTCACTGCAGTCTAAATCCAGAAA GTACGCTGGCGATGTAAAACTCATCATGCATTATGCACAAGCAGGCAAAGCACAA AAATCTTCAAAGGCCGAAGCTCCAATGAGCTATGCACCAACTGCATCAGTGTACAATTCAGCAACTCAATATGCCCTTCCTTATGCACCCCTGCAAACAATGGCACCAACTGCTTCAGTGTACAATCCAGCAACTCAATATGCCCTTCCTTATGCACCCCCGCAAACAATGGCACCAACTGCTTCAGTGTACAATCCAGCAACTCAATATGCCCTTCCTTATGCACCCCTGCAATCAATGGCTGCCCCTTCCTACCCTTCGGCTGGAGCTTGCCCTGCAGAAACCACTTACCCGGCACCATATCCACCCCCACCATGTCCACCACCGGCTAATCCTGCTCCTTATCAGCTAGCAGCATACCCTCCTCCCCCGGTGCCACCGGCATATCCAACTGCAGCGTATCCACCCACCGAAACATACCCACCAGCCATTTACCCCCCTCCACCACAAGCCCAACCCTGTTATCAACcag CACCTTACCGAGGGGTCTATCCACCACCACCATATTGA
- the LOC103712067 gene encoding small RNA degrading nuclease 3-like isoform X4: MCASVGFAGSSIDMLNATFYFVLAEIVKFTQKQGLKGGKGGWKDFLHSHDRRFGAGVSDPARRTKEILVAFLQTFEEKHLKFFDKMIRRLADCKAIKKFITDFPVQETPLQRLVRLTMEHSLFSRCYSFPSHEEEWIIIPLGKVSEAMKSKVMLSIDCEMVLCEDGTEAIVKVCAVDHNLEVKLDELVNPNKAVADYRTDITGIYAEDLEGVTCSLPDIQKSFKKLLSRGTILVGHGVHNDLRVLKIDHPRIIDTSYIFKCGDLPTVTPSLNNLCKSVLGSPVRQKGEPHDCLNDAKAAMKLVLAKLEYGFDDPISVLNNNLSVSDQAKLLLHNIPVDVPYQDLLRLFPEKYNVDIENDLKVRGPSYATFAVFKDAREAYEAFKGIEAPERRGDTTM; this comes from the exons ATGTGTGCTTCTGTTGGATTTGCCGGGTCTTCCATAGACATGCTGAATGCTACGTTTTATTTT GTTCTTGCCGAGATCGTGAAGTTCACCCAAAAACAAGGATTGAAAGGTGGCAAAGGAGGATGGAAAGATTTTTTGCATAGTCATGATAGGAGATTTGGTGCTGGTGTAAGTGATCcggcaagaagaactaaagagataTTGGTTGCTTTTCTGCAAACGTTCGAGGAAAAACATCTGAAG TTTTTTGACAAAATGATAAGACGTCTTGCTGACTGCAAAGCAATaaagaagttcatcaccgacTTTCCAGTCCAAGAGACCCCTCTGCAG AGGCTGGTCCGTTTGACGATGGAACATTCACTTTTCTCACGATGTTACTCTTTTCCATCCCATGAGGAG GAGTGGATAATCATTCCACTAGGTAAAGTTTCTGAGGCAATGAAATCAAAAGTTATGCTTTCAATTGATTGTGAGATGGTCCTTTGCGAGGATGGTACTGAAGCAATTGTAAAAGTATGTGCAGTAGATCACAATTTGGAG GTTAAACTTGATGAACTTGTAAATCCCAACAAAGCTGTTGCTGACTACAGAACAGACATCACTGGAATATATGCTGAAGATTTGGAGGGAGTTACTTGTTCATTGCCTGATATACAG AAATCCTTTAAGAAGCTTTTGTCTCGAGGGACTATTTTAGTTGGCCACGGTGTACATAATGATTTACGAG TACTAAAAATTGATCATCCACGAATTATTGACACATCATACATCTTCAAATGTGGAGACTTGCCTACTGTTACACCTTCCTTGAACAATTTGTGTAAg TCTGTGTTGGGTTCTCCAGTACGACAAAAAGGTGAACCACATGACTGCTTAAACGATGCAAAGGCTGCAATGAAGCTGGTTCTTGCTAAGCTTGAATATGGATTTGATGATCCCATTTCTGTTCTAAACAACAAT TTGTCTGTCTCTGATCAAGCGAAGTTACTTCTTCACAACATACCAGTTGATGTTCCTTATCAAGACCTGCTGAGACTATTTCCTGAGAAATATAATGTTGATATCGAG aatgatCTAAAGGTCCGAGGCCCTAGCTATGCTACATTTGCTGTTTTCAAGGATGCCAGAGAGGCATATGAAGCATTCAAAGGAATAGAAGCCCCAGAAAGAAGG GGCGATACCACCATGTGA
- the LOC103712067 gene encoding small RNA degrading nuclease 1-like isoform X2 produces the protein MDEVISNADGEVLAEIVKFTQKQGLKGGKGGWKDFLHSHDRRFGAGVSDPARRTKEILVAFLQTFEEKHLKFFDKMIRRLADCKAIKKFITDFPVQETPLQRLVRLTMEHSLFSRCYSFPSHEEEWIIIPLGKVSEAMKSKVMLSIDCEMVLCEDGTEAIVKVCAVDHNLEVKLDELVNPNKAVADYRTDITGIYAEDLEGVTCSLPDIQKSFKKLLSRGTILVGHGVHNDLRVLKIDHPRIIDTSYIFKCGDLPTVTPSLNNLCKSVLGSPVRQKGEPHDCLNDAKAAMKLVLAKLEYGFDDPISVLNNNLSVSDQAKLLLHNIPVDVPYQDLLRLFPEKYNVDIENDLKVRGPSYATFAVFKDAREAYEAFKGIEAPERRDSSGRPQKNVFLETRSGKSISLHVRRMTAAAPLDGHDPLNKRWHKMEMVTQRRQHAKDETNDSKKPRTSLHYCEHVKEIEKLKEELCQREDEIFELQKMIAALARKNGL, from the exons ATGGACGAAGTGATTTCGAATGCAGACGGGGAG GTTCTTGCCGAGATCGTGAAGTTCACCCAAAAACAAGGATTGAAAGGTGGCAAAGGAGGATGGAAAGATTTTTTGCATAGTCATGATAGGAGATTTGGTGCTGGTGTAAGTGATCcggcaagaagaactaaagagataTTGGTTGCTTTTCTGCAAACGTTCGAGGAAAAACATCTGAAG TTTTTTGACAAAATGATAAGACGTCTTGCTGACTGCAAAGCAATaaagaagttcatcaccgacTTTCCAGTCCAAGAGACCCCTCTGCAG AGGCTGGTCCGTTTGACGATGGAACATTCACTTTTCTCACGATGTTACTCTTTTCCATCCCATGAGGAG GAGTGGATAATCATTCCACTAGGTAAAGTTTCTGAGGCAATGAAATCAAAAGTTATGCTTTCAATTGATTGTGAGATGGTCCTTTGCGAGGATGGTACTGAAGCAATTGTAAAAGTATGTGCAGTAGATCACAATTTGGAG GTTAAACTTGATGAACTTGTAAATCCCAACAAAGCTGTTGCTGACTACAGAACAGACATCACTGGAATATATGCTGAAGATTTGGAGGGAGTTACTTGTTCATTGCCTGATATACAG AAATCCTTTAAGAAGCTTTTGTCTCGAGGGACTATTTTAGTTGGCCACGGTGTACATAATGATTTACGAG TACTAAAAATTGATCATCCACGAATTATTGACACATCATACATCTTCAAATGTGGAGACTTGCCTACTGTTACACCTTCCTTGAACAATTTGTGTAAg TCTGTGTTGGGTTCTCCAGTACGACAAAAAGGTGAACCACATGACTGCTTAAACGATGCAAAGGCTGCAATGAAGCTGGTTCTTGCTAAGCTTGAATATGGATTTGATGATCCCATTTCTGTTCTAAACAACAAT TTGTCTGTCTCTGATCAAGCGAAGTTACTTCTTCACAACATACCAGTTGATGTTCCTTATCAAGACCTGCTGAGACTATTTCCTGAGAAATATAATGTTGATATCGAG aatgatCTAAAGGTCCGAGGCCCTAGCTATGCTACATTTGCTGTTTTCAAGGATGCCAGAGAGGCATATGAAGCATTCAAAGGAATAGAAGCCCCAGAAAGAAGG GACTCCAGTGGTCGGCCTCAGAAGAACGTCTTCTTAGAAACTAGAAGTGGGAAAAGCATCAGCTTACATGTTCGAAGGATGACCGCTGCTGCTCCACTCGATGGACATGATCCATTAAATAAGAGATGGCACAAGATGGAAATGGTGACCCAAAGAAGGCAGCACGCAAAAGATGAGACCAATGATTCAAAAAAGCCACGGACATCTTTGCATTACTGTGAGCATGTTAAAGAGATtgagaaattgaaagaggagcTCTGTCAGAGAGAGGATGAAATATTCGAGTTGCAAAAGATGATCGCTGCCCTTGCTAGGAAAAATGGattgtga
- the LOC103712067 gene encoding small RNA degrading nuclease 1-like isoform X1: MCASVGFAGSSIDMLNATFYFVLAEIVKFTQKQGLKGGKGGWKDFLHSHDRRFGAGVSDPARRTKEILVAFLQTFEEKHLKFFDKMIRRLADCKAIKKFITDFPVQETPLQRLVRLTMEHSLFSRCYSFPSHEEEWIIIPLGKVSEAMKSKVMLSIDCEMVLCEDGTEAIVKVCAVDHNLEVKLDELVNPNKAVADYRTDITGIYAEDLEGVTCSLPDIQKSFKKLLSRGTILVGHGVHNDLRVLKIDHPRIIDTSYIFKCGDLPTVTPSLNNLCKSVLGSPVRQKGEPHDCLNDAKAAMKLVLAKLEYGFDDPISVLNNNLSVSDQAKLLLHNIPVDVPYQDLLRLFPEKYNVDIENDLKVRGPSYATFAVFKDAREAYEAFKGIEAPERRDSSGRPQKNVFLETRSGKSISLHVRRMTAAAPLDGHDPLNKRWHKMEMVTQRRQHAKDETNDSKKPRTSLHYCEHVKEIEKLKEELCQREDEIFELQKMIAALARKNGL; the protein is encoded by the exons ATGTGTGCTTCTGTTGGATTTGCCGGGTCTTCCATAGACATGCTGAATGCTACGTTTTATTTT GTTCTTGCCGAGATCGTGAAGTTCACCCAAAAACAAGGATTGAAAGGTGGCAAAGGAGGATGGAAAGATTTTTTGCATAGTCATGATAGGAGATTTGGTGCTGGTGTAAGTGATCcggcaagaagaactaaagagataTTGGTTGCTTTTCTGCAAACGTTCGAGGAAAAACATCTGAAG TTTTTTGACAAAATGATAAGACGTCTTGCTGACTGCAAAGCAATaaagaagttcatcaccgacTTTCCAGTCCAAGAGACCCCTCTGCAG AGGCTGGTCCGTTTGACGATGGAACATTCACTTTTCTCACGATGTTACTCTTTTCCATCCCATGAGGAG GAGTGGATAATCATTCCACTAGGTAAAGTTTCTGAGGCAATGAAATCAAAAGTTATGCTTTCAATTGATTGTGAGATGGTCCTTTGCGAGGATGGTACTGAAGCAATTGTAAAAGTATGTGCAGTAGATCACAATTTGGAG GTTAAACTTGATGAACTTGTAAATCCCAACAAAGCTGTTGCTGACTACAGAACAGACATCACTGGAATATATGCTGAAGATTTGGAGGGAGTTACTTGTTCATTGCCTGATATACAG AAATCCTTTAAGAAGCTTTTGTCTCGAGGGACTATTTTAGTTGGCCACGGTGTACATAATGATTTACGAG TACTAAAAATTGATCATCCACGAATTATTGACACATCATACATCTTCAAATGTGGAGACTTGCCTACTGTTACACCTTCCTTGAACAATTTGTGTAAg TCTGTGTTGGGTTCTCCAGTACGACAAAAAGGTGAACCACATGACTGCTTAAACGATGCAAAGGCTGCAATGAAGCTGGTTCTTGCTAAGCTTGAATATGGATTTGATGATCCCATTTCTGTTCTAAACAACAAT TTGTCTGTCTCTGATCAAGCGAAGTTACTTCTTCACAACATACCAGTTGATGTTCCTTATCAAGACCTGCTGAGACTATTTCCTGAGAAATATAATGTTGATATCGAG aatgatCTAAAGGTCCGAGGCCCTAGCTATGCTACATTTGCTGTTTTCAAGGATGCCAGAGAGGCATATGAAGCATTCAAAGGAATAGAAGCCCCAGAAAGAAGG GACTCCAGTGGTCGGCCTCAGAAGAACGTCTTCTTAGAAACTAGAAGTGGGAAAAGCATCAGCTTACATGTTCGAAGGATGACCGCTGCTGCTCCACTCGATGGACATGATCCATTAAATAAGAGATGGCACAAGATGGAAATGGTGACCCAAAGAAGGCAGCACGCAAAAGATGAGACCAATGATTCAAAAAAGCCACGGACATCTTTGCATTACTGTGAGCATGTTAAAGAGATtgagaaattgaaagaggagcTCTGTCAGAGAGAGGATGAAATATTCGAGTTGCAAAAGATGATCGCTGCCCTTGCTAGGAAAAATGGattgtga
- the LOC103712086 gene encoding extensin-like isoform X1 → MSIQGQLLEVTVVGCSKLKDTEWISRQDPFVCLEYATTKFRTRTCTDGGRNPRFQEKTMIPLIEGLREISISVWNSNTIAYDDFIGSGRVQLQKVLSEGYDDSSWSLQSKSRKYAGDVKLIMHYAQAGKAQKSSKAEAPMSYAPTASVYNSATQYALPYAPLQTMAPTASVYNPATQYALPYAPPQTMAPTASVYNPATQYALPYAPLQSMAAPSYPSAGACPAETTYPAPYPPPPCPPPANPAPYQLAAYPPPPVPPAYPTAAYPPTETYPPAIYPPPPQAQPCYQPAPYRGVYPPPPY, encoded by the exons ATGTCAATCCAAGGCCAGCTTCTTGAGGTCACAG TGGTTGGCTGCAGCAAACTGAAGGACACAGAGTGGATATCGAGGCAGGATCCATTCGTCTGCCTTGAATATGCCACAACCAAGTTTCGCACCAGGACCTGCACAG ATGGAGGCAGGAACCCTCGCTTTCAGGAAAAGACTATGATTCCCCTCATCGAAGGCCTCCGCGAGATCAGCATCAGCGTCTGGAACAGCAACACCATCGCCTACGACGACTTCATTGGCAGCGGCAG ggtccAGTTGCAGAAGGTCCTCTCTGAAGGCTATGATGACTCTTCTTGGTCACTGCAGTCTAAATCCAGAAA GTACGCTGGCGATGTAAAACTCATCATGCATTATGCACAAGCAGGCAAAGCACAA AAATCTTCAAAGGCCGAAGCTCCAATGAGCTATGCACCAACTGCATCAGTGTACAATTCAGCAACTCAATATGCCCTTCCTTATGCACCCCTGCAAACAATGGCACCAACTGCTTCAGTGTACAATCCAGCAACTCAATATGCCCTTCCTTATGCACCCCCGCAAACAATGGCACCAACTGCTTCAGTGTACAATCCAGCAACTCAATATGCCCTTCCTTATGCACCCCTGCAATCAATGGCTGCCCCTTCCTACCCTTCGGCTGGAGCTTGCCCTGCAGAAACCACTTACCCGGCACCATATCCACCCCCACCATGTCCACCACCGGCTAATCCTGCTCCTTATCAGCTAGCAGCATACCCTCCTCCCCCGGTGCCACCGGCATATCCAACTGCAGCGTATCCACCCACCGAAACATACCCACCAGCCATTTACCCCCCTCCACCACAAGCCCAACCCTGTTATCAACcag CACCTTACCGAGGGGTCTATCCACCACCACCATATTGA
- the LOC103712098 gene encoding 50S ribosomal protein L18 — MLKNIFSNTWRNGFLAPEYRKRAVSYVCRNNFHDGQVLSAPRSFFGVEDFVDDDNSRPYTYKKEKKSKNPQKHVSFKQRTIAYMEPFSLDVFISKRFVSASLTHRVTCKQVAVAGTNSKDIKAALQSRSDIPACLAVGRILAERAREADVYTCTYTPRDRDKFEGKIRAVVQSLIDNGIDVKVYLD; from the exons ATGTTAAAAAATATCTTCAGCAACACATGGAGGAATGGATTTCTTGCACCAGAGTACAGAAAAAGGGCAGTTTCATATGTTTGTAGAAACAATTTTCATGATGGACAG gTTCTCAGTGCCCCAAGAAGCTTCTTTGGTGTTGAAGATTTTGTGGATGATGACAACAGCAGACCATACACatacaaaaaggagaagaaatcaAAGAATCCGCAAAAGCATGTTTCGTTCAAGCAGCGGACAATAGCATACATGGAGCCCTTCTCACTTGACGTGTTTATATCCAAGCGGTTTGTTTCAGCTTCGCTCACCCACAGGGTGACATGCAAGCAGGTTGCAGTCGCAGGGACCAACTCAAAAGACATCAAAGCAGCTCTCCAGTCCAGATCAGATATACCTGCTTGCCTGGCCGTTGGTCGGATCTTAGCTGAGAGGGCCAGAGAAGCTGATGTTTACACTTGTACTTACACTCCAAGAGACCGCGACAAGTTTGAAGGGAAGATACGAGCAGTTGTTCAGTCTCTTATAGATAACGGTATCGATGTTAAAGTTTATCTTGATTGA
- the LOC103712067 gene encoding small RNA degrading nuclease 1-like isoform X3, which translates to MCASVGFAGSSIDMLNATFYFVLAEIVKFTQKQGLKGGKGGWKDFLHSHDRRFGAGVSDPARRTKEILVAFLQTFEEKHLKFFDKMIRRLADCKAIKKFITDFPVQETPLQRLVRLTMEHSLFSRCYSFPSHEEEWIIIPLGKVSEAMKSKVMLSIDCEMVLCEDGTEAIVKVCAVDHNLEVKLDELVNPNKAVADYRTDITGIYAEDLEGVTCSLPDIQKSFKKLLSRGTILVGHGVHNDLRVLKIDHPRIIDTSYIFKCGDLPTVTPSLNNLCKSVLGSPVRQKGEPHDCLNDAKAAMKLLSVSDQAKLLLHNIPVDVPYQDLLRLFPEKYNVDIENDLKVRGPSYATFAVFKDAREAYEAFKGIEAPERRDSSGRPQKNVFLETRSGKSISLHVRRMTAAAPLDGHDPLNKRWHKMEMVTQRRQHAKDETNDSKKPRTSLHYCEHVKEIEKLKEELCQREDEIFELQKMIAALARKNGL; encoded by the exons ATGTGTGCTTCTGTTGGATTTGCCGGGTCTTCCATAGACATGCTGAATGCTACGTTTTATTTT GTTCTTGCCGAGATCGTGAAGTTCACCCAAAAACAAGGATTGAAAGGTGGCAAAGGAGGATGGAAAGATTTTTTGCATAGTCATGATAGGAGATTTGGTGCTGGTGTAAGTGATCcggcaagaagaactaaagagataTTGGTTGCTTTTCTGCAAACGTTCGAGGAAAAACATCTGAAG TTTTTTGACAAAATGATAAGACGTCTTGCTGACTGCAAAGCAATaaagaagttcatcaccgacTTTCCAGTCCAAGAGACCCCTCTGCAG AGGCTGGTCCGTTTGACGATGGAACATTCACTTTTCTCACGATGTTACTCTTTTCCATCCCATGAGGAG GAGTGGATAATCATTCCACTAGGTAAAGTTTCTGAGGCAATGAAATCAAAAGTTATGCTTTCAATTGATTGTGAGATGGTCCTTTGCGAGGATGGTACTGAAGCAATTGTAAAAGTATGTGCAGTAGATCACAATTTGGAG GTTAAACTTGATGAACTTGTAAATCCCAACAAAGCTGTTGCTGACTACAGAACAGACATCACTGGAATATATGCTGAAGATTTGGAGGGAGTTACTTGTTCATTGCCTGATATACAG AAATCCTTTAAGAAGCTTTTGTCTCGAGGGACTATTTTAGTTGGCCACGGTGTACATAATGATTTACGAG TACTAAAAATTGATCATCCACGAATTATTGACACATCATACATCTTCAAATGTGGAGACTTGCCTACTGTTACACCTTCCTTGAACAATTTGTGTAAg TCTGTGTTGGGTTCTCCAGTACGACAAAAAGGTGAACCACATGACTGCTTAAACGATGCAAAGGCTGCAATGAAGCTG TTGTCTGTCTCTGATCAAGCGAAGTTACTTCTTCACAACATACCAGTTGATGTTCCTTATCAAGACCTGCTGAGACTATTTCCTGAGAAATATAATGTTGATATCGAG aatgatCTAAAGGTCCGAGGCCCTAGCTATGCTACATTTGCTGTTTTCAAGGATGCCAGAGAGGCATATGAAGCATTCAAAGGAATAGAAGCCCCAGAAAGAAGG GACTCCAGTGGTCGGCCTCAGAAGAACGTCTTCTTAGAAACTAGAAGTGGGAAAAGCATCAGCTTACATGTTCGAAGGATGACCGCTGCTGCTCCACTCGATGGACATGATCCATTAAATAAGAGATGGCACAAGATGGAAATGGTGACCCAAAGAAGGCAGCACGCAAAAGATGAGACCAATGATTCAAAAAAGCCACGGACATCTTTGCATTACTGTGAGCATGTTAAAGAGATtgagaaattgaaagaggagcTCTGTCAGAGAGAGGATGAAATATTCGAGTTGCAAAAGATGATCGCTGCCCTTGCTAGGAAAAATGGattgtga